The following are from one region of the Natronosporangium hydrolyticum genome:
- a CDS encoding glycine hydroxymethyltransferase → MTDSANPESTAFTSALDVVATVEPRIADAIRQELTDQRESLKLIASENYASPAVLAAMGNWLSDKYAEGTVGRRFYAGCRNVDTVESIAAEHARELFGAPHAYVQPHSGIDANLVAFWAILAHRVEAPALAKAQAKHVNDLSEADWEQLRQELGNQRALGMSLDAGGHLTHGFRPNISGKMFEQRSYGVDPATGLVDYAALRELAREFRPLVIVAGYSAYPRLINFATMRDIADEVGATLMVDMAHFAGLVAGKVLTGDYDPVPHAQIVTTTTHKSLRGPRGGLVLCQEELASEVDRGCPMVLGGPLSHVMAAKAVALAEARQPGFQQYARQIVDNSRALADGLQRRGATIVTGGTDNHLVLLDVGGYGVTGRQAENALLDSGVVTNRNSIPKDPNGAWYTSGIRLGTPALTSRGLGVAEMDEVADLIHTVLSQTSPAATADGGASKAKHRLDDAVASKVAARAAELMAAHPLYPQVDLSASA, encoded by the coding sequence GTGACCGATTCCGCCAACCCTGAGTCCACCGCCTTCACGAGCGCGCTCGACGTGGTGGCGACCGTAGAGCCCCGGATCGCCGACGCGATCCGGCAGGAGCTGACCGACCAGCGGGAGTCACTGAAGCTGATCGCCAGCGAGAACTACGCCTCGCCGGCGGTGCTGGCGGCGATGGGCAACTGGCTGTCCGACAAGTACGCCGAGGGCACCGTCGGTCGCCGGTTCTACGCCGGCTGCCGCAACGTCGACACCGTCGAGTCGATCGCCGCCGAGCATGCCCGGGAGTTGTTCGGGGCGCCGCACGCGTACGTGCAGCCACACTCCGGGATCGACGCGAACCTGGTGGCGTTCTGGGCGATTCTGGCGCACCGGGTGGAGGCGCCGGCGCTGGCGAAGGCGCAGGCGAAGCACGTCAATGACCTGTCTGAGGCCGATTGGGAGCAGCTTCGCCAGGAGTTGGGCAACCAGCGCGCGCTCGGGATGTCGCTGGACGCCGGTGGCCACTTGACGCACGGTTTCCGCCCCAACATCTCCGGCAAGATGTTCGAGCAGCGCAGCTACGGCGTCGATCCGGCGACCGGGCTGGTCGACTACGCGGCGCTGCGGGAGTTGGCCCGCGAGTTCCGGCCGTTGGTGATCGTCGCCGGCTACTCCGCGTACCCCCGTTTGATCAACTTTGCCACGATGCGCGACATTGCCGACGAGGTCGGCGCGACGCTGATGGTGGATATGGCTCACTTTGCCGGTCTGGTGGCGGGCAAGGTGCTGACCGGCGATTACGACCCGGTGCCGCACGCCCAGATCGTCACCACCACCACCCACAAGTCGCTGCGCGGCCCGCGCGGCGGGCTGGTGTTGTGCCAGGAAGAGCTGGCCAGTGAGGTCGATCGGGGTTGCCCGATGGTGCTGGGCGGCCCGCTGTCGCACGTGATGGCCGCGAAGGCGGTGGCGTTGGCGGAGGCGCGCCAGCCCGGCTTCCAGCAGTACGCCCGGCAGATCGTCGACAACTCCCGGGCGCTCGCCGACGGGCTGCAGCGGCGGGGCGCGACTATCGTCACCGGGGGCACCGACAACCATCTGGTGCTGTTGGACGTCGGCGGCTACGGGGTCACCGGGCGGCAGGCGGAGAATGCGCTGCTCGACTCGGGCGTGGTCACCAACCGCAACTCGATCCCGAAGGATCCGAACGGTGCCTGGTACACCTCCGGCATCCGGCTGGGGACCCCGGCGCTGACCAGCCGCGGCCTCGGGGTGGCGGAGATGGACGAGGTGGCGGATCTGATCCACACCGTGCTGAGCCAGACCAGCCCGGCCGCCACCGCCGA
- a CDS encoding glycoside hydrolase family 27 protein, giving the protein MDRSPPLASTPPMGWNSWDCFGTSVTEDEVRGNALVMADRLADVGWEYVVVDIQWYEPSARAGGYRPHADLVLDEVGRPLPAPNRFPSAAGGLGFRPLADYVHSLGLKFGVHVLRGIPRPAVEARVPVLGTEVTAAEVADRRATSTWITDNFGLDHRHPGAQAYYDSLLALFAEWGVDYVKADDMIAPYWAADVEAFALAIERCGRPMVLSLSPGTDLPVGRAEHLAKHAQLWRISGDLWDRWEDVAAQFDRLAAWAPYAGPEAWPDADMLPLGRIGIRAEVGEARETRLTVPEQVTMLSLWSIARSPLMLGCDLTSTDPSTLTLLTNPEVVTVLREGSGAREVYRAGSTIAWTATAPRGHYLAVFHTGPAAAEVCIPWAELGISRPARLRDLWQRRDLPVADPLRLTLDRHGAALLRCEPS; this is encoded by the coding sequence ATGGACAGATCTCCCCCGTTGGCGTCGACGCCGCCGATGGGGTGGAACAGTTGGGATTGCTTCGGCACCTCGGTCACTGAGGATGAGGTACGCGGTAACGCATTGGTGATGGCCGATCGACTCGCCGATGTCGGATGGGAATATGTCGTCGTCGACATCCAGTGGTATGAGCCGTCCGCGCGCGCCGGTGGCTACCGCCCCCACGCCGACCTGGTGCTGGACGAGGTCGGCCGGCCGCTGCCCGCGCCGAACCGTTTCCCGTCGGCCGCCGGCGGTCTGGGTTTCCGCCCGCTCGCCGACTACGTCCACAGCCTCGGGCTCAAGTTCGGGGTGCATGTGCTGCGCGGCATCCCCCGGCCCGCGGTGGAGGCGCGGGTTCCGGTGTTGGGCACCGAGGTCACCGCCGCCGAGGTCGCCGACCGGCGCGCCACCAGCACCTGGATCACCGACAACTTCGGGCTCGACCACCGGCACCCGGGTGCCCAGGCCTACTACGACTCGCTGCTTGCGCTCTTCGCCGAGTGGGGGGTCGACTACGTCAAGGCGGACGACATGATCGCGCCGTACTGGGCGGCCGACGTCGAGGCGTTCGCCCTCGCCATCGAGCGCTGTGGCCGGCCGATGGTGCTCAGCCTCTCGCCGGGCACGGATCTGCCGGTCGGCCGGGCCGAGCATCTGGCCAAACATGCCCAGCTGTGGCGGATCTCCGGCGACCTCTGGGACCGCTGGGAAGATGTCGCCGCCCAGTTCGACCGGCTCGCCGCCTGGGCGCCGTACGCCGGGCCGGAGGCGTGGCCGGACGCCGACATGTTGCCGCTGGGCCGGATCGGGATCCGGGCCGAAGTGGGCGAGGCGCGCGAGACCCGGCTGACGGTGCCGGAGCAGGTCACCATGCTCAGCCTCTGGTCGATCGCGCGCTCGCCGTTGATGCTCGGCTGCGACCTGACCAGCACCGACCCGTCGACGTTGACGCTGCTGACCAACCCGGAGGTGGTGACGGTGCTGCGCGAGGGCAGCGGCGCCCGGGAGGTTTACCGGGCGGGCAGCACGATCGCCTGGACCGCCACCGCGCCCCGGGGGCATTATCTGGCGGTGTTCCACACCGGCCCGGCGGCAGCGGAGGTGTGCATCCCCTGGGCGGAGCTGGGGATCTCCCGGCCGGCAAGGCTGCGGGACCTGTGGCAGCGGCGGGATCTGCCGGTGGCTGACCCGCTGCGGCTCACGCTGGACCGGCACGGCGCCGCGCTGCTGCGTTGCGAGCCAAGCTGA